A single Flavobacterium sp. 1 DNA region contains:
- a CDS encoding sulfite exporter TauE/SafE family protein, which produces MLYTAFLFGLISSFHCIGMCGPIAMMLPVERNNPTKKVIQICTYHLGRLMAYGSIGLLFGLLGKGLFLAGIQQQLSIFIGIAMILVILTPEKILAQYNFSKPVYKWISKIKQNLGSHFKNKSFKSLFIIGLLNGFLPCGMVYVALFGAIAMQSAGFGLLYMLLFGLGTVPLMSLVVYINSFLTVRIRNKIQKVIPYVGVIIGVLFILRGLGLGIPYVSPSNMSLFIQEKANCH; this is translated from the coding sequence ATGCTTTACACTGCTTTTTTGTTTGGATTAATCAGTAGTTTTCACTGCATAGGAATGTGCGGTCCCATTGCTATGATGCTGCCTGTAGAGCGAAATAATCCTACCAAAAAGGTAATCCAAATTTGTACTTATCATTTAGGACGCTTAATGGCGTATGGAAGCATAGGGCTGCTATTTGGCCTGTTGGGAAAAGGCTTATTTTTGGCAGGGATTCAGCAACAATTGTCCATATTTATTGGTATTGCCATGATTTTAGTGATTCTGACTCCTGAAAAGATTTTGGCTCAATATAATTTTTCTAAACCGGTTTATAAATGGATTTCAAAAATTAAGCAAAATCTAGGCAGTCATTTTAAAAACAAAAGTTTCAAATCGCTTTTTATTATTGGTTTGCTCAACGGTTTTTTGCCCTGCGGAATGGTTTATGTTGCTTTATTTGGAGCAATTGCTATGCAGAGTGCGGGCTTTGGACTGCTGTACATGCTGCTTTTTGGTTTGGGAACCGTGCCTTTGATGAGTTTGGTGGTATACATCAATTCATTTCTGACCGTTCGAATCCGAAACAAGATTCAAAAAGTGATTCCGTATGTTGGCGTTATTATAGGCGTATTGTTTATTCTGAGGGGTTTAGGACTTGGAATTCCCTATGTCTCTCCATCTAATATGAGTTTGTTTATACAAGAAAAAGCCAATTGCCATTAA
- a CDS encoding FixH family protein: protein MKINWGTYIVIAFALFISFIMYFVVKVQSDSKYDNDLVVEEYYKHDVHFQDEMARIQNAHDLKTKPVITVDATNGITIVFPADFTPSAIKGTVAFYRASNKKFDFQVPLSFTDSASLVIPKNKFIGGEWNINMEWKYEGKSYLTKEEIYIK from the coding sequence ATGAAAATTAATTGGGGAACTTATATCGTGATTGCTTTTGCTTTATTCATAAGCTTTATTATGTATTTTGTTGTAAAAGTACAATCGGACAGTAAGTATGATAATGATTTGGTAGTTGAAGAGTATTACAAACATGATGTGCATTTTCAGGACGAAATGGCTCGTATTCAAAACGCTCATGATTTAAAAACCAAGCCGGTAATCACAGTTGACGCTACTAATGGTATTACTATTGTTTTTCCTGCTGATTTTACTCCTTCAGCTATCAAAGGGACTGTTGCGTTTTATAGAGCTTCTAATAAAAAATTTGATTTCCAAGTGCCACTTTCGTTTACTGATTCGGCTTCATTGGTTATACCAAAAAATAAGTTTATTGGAGGCGAATGGAATATCAATATGGAATGGAAATATGAAGGTAAATCCTATTTGACTAAAGAAGAGATTTATATTAAATAG
- the ccoG gene encoding cytochrome c oxidase accessory protein CcoG, whose product MSNNLDESFRDTIGTIDKEGHRKYIYPKKPSGKFYDYRKWVSYFLLIILIVNPFIKINGNQFMMFNVLERRFNIFSFPFWPQDFYIFVLFMVIGVVFVILFTVIFGRIFCGWICPQTIFMEMVFRRIEYWIEGDRGAQIRLEKQEWNGEKIRKKTLKWFAFLVISFLIANVFLAYLIGSDELFRLIEDGPLAHSSSFVSLLIFTGVFYFVFAWFREQVCIIACPYGRLQGVLLDKKSINVAYDFVRGEKEVGRAKFNKQEDREASGKGDCIDCKQCVNVCPTGIDIRNGVQLECVNCTACIDECDTIMKSVGLPLGLIRYASEDEIETKAKFKFTARMKGYTAILVILVGILTGLLFLRTEVEATILRLPGQLFQHKGENISNIYTFKIINKTNHDINDLHFKLVGIKGTLKVVGVQELKVPKHEMSSGTMFIEINRFLLESDRTKLEIDLYEGNKKIETTNTNFLSPRSFD is encoded by the coding sequence ATGTCAAACAATCTAGACGAATCTTTTAGAGATACCATTGGAACTATTGATAAAGAAGGTCATAGAAAATATATTTACCCCAAAAAACCTTCCGGTAAGTTTTATGATTATAGAAAATGGGTCAGCTATTTTTTATTAATAATTCTTATTGTCAATCCTTTTATAAAAATAAACGGGAACCAGTTCATGATGTTCAATGTGCTGGAACGTCGTTTTAATATTTTTAGTTTTCCTTTTTGGCCACAGGACTTTTACATTTTTGTATTGTTTATGGTGATTGGGGTCGTATTTGTTATTTTGTTTACGGTTATTTTTGGAAGGATCTTTTGTGGCTGGATTTGCCCGCAGACTATTTTTATGGAAATGGTTTTCCGTCGGATAGAATATTGGATAGAAGGCGATAGGGGAGCACAAATCCGTTTGGAAAAACAAGAATGGAATGGTGAAAAAATAAGAAAGAAAACTTTAAAATGGTTTGCGTTTCTTGTGATTTCGTTTCTAATTGCCAATGTATTTTTAGCCTATTTGATTGGTAGTGATGAATTATTCCGTTTGATTGAGGACGGACCTTTGGCTCATTCCAGCAGTTTTGTATCATTGTTGATTTTCACTGGCGTTTTTTATTTTGTTTTTGCTTGGTTTAGGGAACAAGTCTGTATTATAGCTTGCCCTTACGGAAGGCTCCAAGGTGTTTTATTGGACAAAAAATCAATAAACGTGGCTTATGATTTTGTTCGTGGAGAGAAAGAAGTAGGAAGAGCCAAATTTAATAAGCAGGAAGACCGCGAGGCTTCAGGAAAAGGAGATTGCATCGATTGTAAACAATGTGTGAATGTATGTCCGACAGGAATTGATATTCGAAATGGAGTGCAGTTGGAATGTGTGAATTGTACAGCCTGTATCGATGAATGCGATACGATAATGAAAAGTGTTGGATTGCCGTTAGGACTTATTCGATACGCATCTGAAGATGAAATTGAAACTAAGGCCAAGTTTAAATTTACTGCCAGGATGAAAGGTTACACGGCAATATTAGTTATATTAGTCGGGATACTTACAGGCTTGCTGTTTTTAAGAACAGAAGTTGAAGCTACCATTCTGAGGTTGCCAGGACAATTATTCCAGCACAAAGGGGAGAATATCAGTAATATTTATACTTTTAAAATCATTAATAAAACGAATCATGATATCAATGATCTGCACTTTAAATTGGTTGGAATTAAAGGTACGTTAAAGGTAGTTGGTGTTCAGGAATTAAAAGTGCCTAAACACGAAATGTCCAGCGGAACTATGTTTATAGAAATTAATAGATTTTTGTTGGAAAGTGACCGAACTAAATTAGAAATAGACCTTTATGAAGGAAATAAAAAAATTGAGACAACCAATACTAATTTTTTAAGCCCGCGAAGTTTTGACTAA
- the hemN gene encoding oxygen-independent coproporphyrinogen III oxidase, whose protein sequence is MKTSLIQKYNVPGPRYTSYPTVPYWDESGFTNEIWLQTLKKSFLESNDKEGISLYIHLPFCESLCTFCGCNKRITKNHNVENPYIEAVLKEWTLYRDILGKKPKIKEIHLGGGTPTFFSIESLEKLINGIFSLAEKAEGYEFSFEGHPNNTTLAHLQKLYDLGFRRVSFGVQDYSEKVQKAIHRIQPFHNVAKVTFWAKRIGYTSIGHDIIFGLPFQEVEDVIDTIEKTNSLQPDRLAFYSYAHVPWIKGNGQRGFHDEDIPKDDAKRKLYEIGKELLFENEYYEIGMDHFALKSDSLYHSFEDKKLHRNFMGYSSSKTQLMIGLGVSAISDSWYSFAQNVKTLEEYYKILESDKLPVYRGHLLSAEDLIIRRHILNLMCQFETSWDDSDNYVPEIPEILLQLEEMEKDGLLIINDSKIIVTEKGKPYVRNICMAFDLRLKRKTPETTLFSMTI, encoded by the coding sequence ATGAAAACTTCACTAATTCAAAAATACAATGTACCTGGTCCTCGTTATACAAGCTACCCTACAGTTCCTTATTGGGATGAGTCGGGATTTACCAATGAAATATGGCTTCAAACCCTTAAAAAATCATTTCTGGAAAGCAATGACAAAGAAGGTATTAGTCTATATATCCATCTGCCTTTTTGCGAAAGCTTATGCACCTTTTGCGGCTGCAACAAGCGCATCACCAAAAATCACAATGTCGAAAATCCATATATTGAGGCTGTTCTAAAAGAATGGACGCTTTACCGCGATATCTTAGGCAAAAAACCCAAAATTAAAGAAATCCATTTGGGCGGAGGAACACCAACATTTTTCTCCATAGAAAGCCTTGAAAAATTAATAAACGGAATATTTTCACTAGCCGAAAAAGCTGAGGGTTATGAATTCAGTTTTGAAGGCCATCCCAATAACACAACTCTTGCCCATTTGCAAAAATTATATGATTTGGGTTTCAGAAGAGTGAGTTTTGGTGTTCAGGATTATTCTGAAAAAGTACAAAAAGCCATCCATAGAATACAGCCTTTTCACAATGTTGCCAAAGTTACTTTTTGGGCAAAAAGAATAGGCTACACTTCCATCGGACACGATATTATATTTGGTCTGCCTTTTCAGGAAGTAGAAGATGTGATTGATACCATCGAAAAAACAAACTCTCTACAGCCCGACAGATTAGCGTTTTACAGTTATGCCCATGTACCGTGGATAAAAGGAAACGGACAGCGCGGTTTTCATGATGAGGATATCCCTAAAGACGATGCCAAAAGAAAACTATACGAAATTGGGAAAGAATTACTCTTTGAAAATGAATATTATGAAATTGGCATGGATCATTTTGCATTAAAATCAGACAGTTTATACCATTCGTTTGAAGACAAAAAACTGCACCGGAACTTCATGGGCTATAGCTCATCAAAAACTCAATTAATGATTGGCTTGGGTGTTTCAGCGATAAGTGACAGCTGGTACAGCTTTGCTCAAAATGTCAAAACTCTGGAAGAATATTACAAAATATTAGAATCAGATAAATTACCAGTGTATAGAGGTCATTTATTATCCGCTGAAGATCTGATTATCAGAAGACATATTTTGAATCTAATGTGCCAATTTGAAACCAGTTGGGATGATTCCGATAATTATGTTCCAGAGATTCCTGAAATTTTACTTCAGCTAGAAGAAATGGAAAAAGACGGTTTACTAATTATAAACGACAGCAAAATTATTGTCACCGAAAAAGGAAAACCGTATGTGCGCAACATCTGTATGGCATTTGACTTAAGACTAAAAAGAAAAACGCCTGAAACGACATTGTTTTCAATGACAATTTAA
- a CDS encoding CcoQ/FixQ family Cbb3-type cytochrome c oxidase assembly chaperone: MFEQIKHNMETIAGVAIFPILSLLIFFFFFLGLGLWVYSYKKETIDEISQIPLED; the protein is encoded by the coding sequence ATGTTCGAACAAATAAAACACAATATGGAGACCATTGCCGGTGTTGCCATATTTCCAATACTGTCGTTACTGATTTTCTTTTTCTTTTTTCTGGGGTTAGGACTTTGGGTCTATTCGTATAAAAAGGAGACGATTGATGAGATAAGCCAAATCCCATTAGAAGATTAA
- a CDS encoding cbb3-type cytochrome c oxidase N-terminal domain-containing protein: MKKLIPSYIRVLFIFFAAVGLLEYLIDSGDRPAFIKYPMVAVFLFVLLFLLIAIEVTLSAVNIITYRLLTEEEKAKLAHEDSLSLKDKSWYKNLMQRLTRTVPIEDEKQLLMDHDYDGIKELDNNLPPWWVYLFYACIIFSAIYLVRYEIMGAPDQETELKNELAQAKVEVAEYMKTAPDLMDEKTVTLLTEPADLDAGKAIFTTNCVACHRADAGGQIGPNLTDDHWILGGGIKNLFHTITNGGRDGKGMIAWKGTLKPKEIQAVASYVISLRGSNPKDPKAPDGEIWVEDGAPAAATAPAADSTQVK; this comes from the coding sequence ATGAAAAAATTAATTCCATCTTATATAAGAGTCCTTTTCATATTTTTCGCAGCTGTTGGGCTGTTGGAATATTTAATTGATTCTGGCGATCGTCCTGCATTTATAAAATACCCAATGGTTGCAGTCTTTTTGTTCGTGTTGCTTTTCCTTTTGATTGCAATCGAAGTTACTTTGAGTGCTGTTAATATCATTACGTACAGATTGCTGACAGAGGAAGAGAAAGCAAAATTAGCTCATGAGGACAGTTTAAGCCTGAAAGATAAAAGCTGGTACAAAAACCTTATGCAGCGCTTGACGAGAACCGTGCCGATTGAAGATGAAAAACAATTATTAATGGATCACGATTATGACGGAATTAAAGAATTGGATAATAATTTACCGCCATGGTGGGTTTATTTATTTTATGCCTGTATTATTTTCTCTGCAATATATTTGGTTCGTTATGAAATCATGGGAGCCCCAGACCAAGAAACCGAATTGAAAAATGAATTGGCTCAAGCCAAAGTTGAAGTGGCTGAATATATGAAAACAGCTCCTGACTTGATGGATGAAAAAACAGTAACTTTGTTAACGGAGCCTGCTGATTTAGATGCCGGAAAAGCAATTTTTACAACTAATTGCGTAGCTTGTCACAGAGCGGATGCCGGAGGTCAAATCGGACCTAACTTGACGGATGACCATTGGATATTGGGTGGCGGAATTAAGAATTTATTTCACACTATTACTAATGGAGGACGTGATGGCAAAGGGATGATTGCCTGGAAAGGAACTTTGAAACCAAAAGAAATTCAAGCGGTTGCAAGTTATGTTATCTCTCTGAGAGGAAGTAATCCAAAAGACCCGAAAGCACCTGATGGTGAAATATGGGTAGAAGACGGAGCGCCAGCTGCAGCAACAGCTCCTGCTGCTGACAGTACTCAAGTAAAATAA
- the ccoN gene encoding cytochrome-c oxidase, cbb3-type subunit I — protein sequence MEMEQFYYDNKIVKKFIYATILFGVVGMLVGLILATMFLFPNMTEGISWLSFGRLRPLHTNAVIFAFVGNAMFAGVYYSLQRLLKARMYSDFLSNLNFWGWQLIIVAAAVSLPLGYTSSKEYAELEWPIDIAIALIWVAFGINMIGTMLKRRERHLYVAIWFYLATFITVAVLHIFNSLELPISAMKSYSVYAGVQDALVQWWYGHNAVAFFLTTPFLGLMYYFVPKVANRPVYSYRLSIIHFWSLIFLYIWAGPHHLLYSALPTWAQNLGVVFSVMLIAPSWGGMINGLLTLRGVWDKVREEPVLKFFVVAMTGYGMATFEGPMLSLKNVNAIAHYTDWIIAHVHVGALAWNGFMAFGIIYWLIPRMTKTTLYSTKLANFHFWVGTLGIILYALPMYLAGFLQASMWKQFNPDGTLTYGNFLETVTQIMPMYWMRAIGGTMYLVGMLTLVYNIIQTVRAGEEVEDELAEAPALQTISEGRLKGEKYHSWLERKPIKMAVFATIAILIGGIIQIVPTIMVKSNIPTISSVKPYSPLELEGRDLYIREGCVGCHSQSVRPFRSEVERYGPQSKAGEFVYDHPFLWGSKRTGPDLLRVGGKYNDNWHFNHFWSPQSISAGSIMPSYKWLFDNKPMDISMTEKKMKAMRTLGVPYDDAQIASGLKDLRTQAIAIEESLKNDPDFVKSYEDSKKKALARGEKFVPMNEREIVALIAYIQRLGTDIKVKE from the coding sequence TTCCAAACATGACCGAAGGAATTTCGTGGTTAAGTTTTGGCAGATTGAGACCTTTACATACCAATGCAGTTATTTTTGCCTTTGTTGGTAATGCTATGTTTGCTGGTGTTTATTATTCGCTTCAGCGATTGTTAAAAGCCAGAATGTATAGTGATTTCTTGAGTAATCTGAATTTTTGGGGTTGGCAGTTAATTATTGTTGCCGCAGCAGTTTCTCTTCCGTTAGGATATACTTCTTCAAAAGAATATGCCGAATTGGAATGGCCTATTGATATAGCTATTGCTTTAATATGGGTGGCTTTCGGAATCAATATGATTGGTACGATGCTAAAAAGAAGAGAACGCCATTTGTATGTTGCCATTTGGTTTTATTTAGCCACATTTATTACAGTGGCTGTTTTACATATTTTTAATAGTTTAGAGTTGCCTATTTCTGCAATGAAGAGTTACTCTGTTTATGCAGGAGTTCAAGATGCATTAGTACAATGGTGGTATGGTCATAATGCTGTTGCTTTTTTCTTGACGACTCCATTTTTGGGTTTAATGTATTATTTTGTGCCGAAAGTGGCCAATCGACCTGTGTATTCTTATAGACTTTCAATAATACACTTTTGGTCATTAATATTTTTATATATCTGGGCAGGTCCTCACCATTTGTTGTATTCTGCTTTGCCTACATGGGCGCAAAATTTAGGAGTTGTATTTTCTGTGATGCTGATTGCTCCATCTTGGGGAGGAATGATTAATGGACTATTGACTTTAAGAGGAGTTTGGGATAAAGTCCGTGAAGAACCAGTATTGAAGTTTTTTGTTGTTGCTATGACAGGTTATGGTATGGCTACTTTTGAAGGTCCAATGCTTTCTCTTAAAAATGTAAACGCAATAGCGCACTATACAGATTGGATTATTGCTCACGTTCACGTAGGTGCACTGGCATGGAATGGTTTTATGGCTTTCGGTATCATTTATTGGCTGATTCCAAGAATGACAAAAACAACTTTATATTCCACTAAATTGGCCAACTTCCATTTTTGGGTTGGAACACTAGGAATTATATTATATGCATTGCCAATGTATTTGGCAGGTTTCCTTCAGGCTTCTATGTGGAAACAATTTAATCCAGACGGAACCTTAACCTACGGTAACTTTCTTGAAACCGTTACTCAAATCATGCCAATGTATTGGATGAGAGCCATTGGAGGAACGATGTATTTGGTTGGAATGTTAACGTTGGTTTATAATATTATTCAAACAGTGAGAGCTGGCGAGGAAGTAGAAGATGAATTGGCAGAAGCTCCAGCATTGCAAACCATTAGTGAAGGAAGATTAAAAGGAGAGAAATACCACTCTTGGTTGGAAAGAAAACCAATAAAAATGGCTGTATTTGCTACAATCGCTATACTAATTGGCGGAATCATACAAATTGTTCCAACGATTATGGTGAAATCAAATATTCCAACAATTTCGAGTGTTAAGCCGTATTCGCCTTTGGAACTAGAAGGGCGTGATTTATACATCCGCGAAGGTTGTGTGGGATGTCATTCTCAATCTGTTCGTCCTTTTAGAAGTGAAGTAGAGCGTTATGGACCACAATCCAAAGCAGGAGAGTTTGTGTATGATCATCCATTTTTGTGGGGATCAAAACGTACAGGTCCCGATTTGTTGAGAGTTGGAGGGAAATACAATGACAATTGGCATTTTAACCACTTCTGGAGTCCTCAAAGTATATCGGCAGGTTCTATTATGCCAAGCTACAAATGGCTTTTTGATAATAAACCGATGGATATTTCTATGACCGAAAAGAAAATGAAAGCAATGCGAACTCTTGGTGTTCCTTATGATGATGCTCAAATTGCAAGCGGACTGAAAGATTTGAGAACACAAGCTATTGCCATCGAGGAAAGTCTTAAAAATGATCCTGACTTTGTAAAAAGTTATGAAGACAGCAAGAAAAAAGCATTGGCGAGAGGGGAGAAATTCGTTCCAATGAATGAAAGGGAAATTGTGGCTTTGATTGCTTATATACAAAGATTGGGCACTGATATTAAAGTGAAAGAATAA